The Bdellovibrionales bacterium genome includes a window with the following:
- a CDS encoding alkaline phosphatase family protein, producing the protein MKKLLFLCSLFILAFFVTYFVRRNIQRTDTKTKLYWLIPDGVRAEPDTFTLYQWAQRGDLPNFKTMMDKGSYGYSIPVFPSHTPVNFAALLSGAPPKANGVSDGPMHTEGQPLNKVSVGGFRSVARKVPAIWSMLENAGRKVAIISTPGSTPPEIEKGIVIRGRWGGWGADIHSVNYESRGDGKLQFQQGRRAKLFTQGPKLAQYVDAKPAEGWTLKINSSVPPLEFEIKDWGGRFFAYVYGSKVDGKEKVYDKILFSHDKKEILDDLKQGDWGKWHPANLKVEDISFLSHVRFHVIRIKEEGFFRVRVLYDNLNNFITSPAQIANDLQTSLGPMVDFVDNFPPQLIYYPEDRSTFLDEMGFSFDWHTKAIKEVITRYNPDAVIHDVYNPNQMLTSRWWIQYVDPLGAKYQQASAKERDDRFTEVLGMYKRLDAMLGEIIKNSDPNTLIVFSSDHGAHVLNQSVRINNILANKGLLKFTIEPNTGEPVVNWEKSQAVFLQMHGIFLGPRGLSGNWHRANGSDYDQLRERVIQVLGEVRDGDGKSPFGGITKWEDVEEVLELPKDRVGDLILSNNPGYGWTEDMTEDLSFFSVPLEGGYKQAIKKDSTKATWTPFLIMGPGVRKAHSLSAPIKQIDQLPTLLRLMNIEIPDTVQGRPVNEVIQ; encoded by the coding sequence ATGAAAAAGTTATTGTTCCTCTGTAGCCTTTTTATTTTGGCATTTTTTGTAACATATTTTGTCCGAAGGAATATTCAAAGGACCGATACAAAAACTAAGCTGTATTGGCTGATCCCCGACGGTGTGCGCGCCGAACCGGACACCTTTACCCTTTATCAATGGGCCCAACGGGGAGATCTTCCAAATTTTAAAACAATGATGGATAAGGGCTCCTATGGCTATTCCATACCCGTTTTTCCCTCTCACACCCCAGTGAATTTTGCTGCCTTGCTGAGCGGAGCGCCACCAAAGGCAAACGGTGTTTCTGATGGTCCAATGCACACAGAAGGTCAACCCCTAAATAAGGTATCAGTTGGGGGATTTCGGTCTGTCGCAAGAAAAGTCCCGGCTATTTGGTCAATGCTTGAAAATGCGGGAAGAAAAGTGGCCATCATTTCAACTCCCGGCTCAACACCCCCTGAAATAGAAAAAGGAATTGTCATCCGCGGGAGATGGGGTGGCTGGGGTGCAGATATACATTCTGTTAACTATGAGTCCCGAGGTGACGGAAAATTGCAATTTCAGCAGGGTCGACGCGCTAAGCTGTTTACTCAAGGACCAAAATTAGCTCAATATGTCGATGCAAAACCTGCGGAGGGCTGGACCTTAAAGATAAATAGTTCTGTACCACCTCTCGAGTTTGAAATTAAAGACTGGGGAGGACGGTTTTTTGCTTACGTCTACGGGAGCAAAGTTGATGGAAAAGAGAAAGTGTACGACAAGATTCTTTTTTCTCATGATAAAAAGGAAATTCTTGACGATCTTAAACAGGGCGATTGGGGAAAATGGCATCCAGCAAATTTGAAAGTCGAAGATATTTCATTTTTATCCCATGTGCGCTTTCATGTTATCCGAATAAAAGAGGAGGGTTTCTTCCGGGTCCGCGTGCTCTATGATAATTTGAATAATTTCATAACCTCTCCCGCACAGATTGCAAACGATCTTCAGACGAGTCTAGGACCTATGGTCGACTTTGTTGATAATTTCCCACCTCAACTGATCTATTATCCCGAAGATCGAAGTACATTTTTGGATGAAATGGGATTTTCATTTGATTGGCACACAAAAGCAATCAAAGAAGTTATAACACGGTACAACCCAGACGCGGTCATACATGACGTCTACAATCCCAATCAAATGCTTACATCACGATGGTGGATTCAGTATGTTGATCCATTGGGCGCTAAGTATCAACAAGCATCTGCTAAAGAACGGGACGATAGATTTACTGAAGTGCTTGGAATGTACAAAAGACTCGATGCAATGTTGGGCGAAATAATCAAAAACTCAGATCCAAATACCTTGATTGTCTTCAGCTCGGATCACGGAGCACATGTCCTCAACCAAAGCGTTCGAATTAATAACATTCTGGCTAATAAAGGTCTATTAAAATTTACCATAGAACCAAACACGGGAGAGCCAGTTGTCAATTGGGAGAAATCTCAAGCTGTGTTTTTGCAAATGCACGGAATATTTCTTGGACCTCGGGGATTGAGTGGGAACTGGCACAGGGCAAATGGGTCAGACTATGACCAACTTCGCGAGCGAGTTATTCAGGTACTGGGGGAAGTACGAGATGGCGATGGCAAATCTCCCTTTGGGGGCATAACCAAGTGGGAAGACGTAGAAGAAGTTCTTGAATTGCCGAAGGACCGCGTGGGTGATCTGATTTTATCAAACAATCCGGGATACGGGTGGACTGAGGACATGACTGAAGATCTCTCATTTTTTTCTGTCCCTCTTGAGGGTGGATACAAGCAAGCTATAAAAAAAGATTCAACCAAGGCAACCTGGACACCTTTTCTGATTATGGGGCCAGGAGTGAGAAAAGCTCACTCACTATCGGCACCCATCAAGCAAATTGATCAGCTGCCTACCCTGCTTAGGCTCATGAACATCGAAATCCCAGATACAGTTCAGGGCAGGCCCGTTAATGAAGTTATCCAATAA
- a CDS encoding tyrosine-type recombinase/integrase yields the protein MNIDTEIPEKNSIPVSCDQLQAPEPIVHASRNSITMQRIQDYRQIFGQLPSQEQGLLFSWLYQKAPHTRRYYQRVWVEFLDLFENSVRSLKEIEIGHLVVFLKSKTNLKAASQNLTRNSLSSFLTFLTKTGFFERNPAVSLSPIRVPNRIGSKILSNEQILRMHDLESSPRNRAIMKLLYFSGMRVGELCSLKIGDIRRKEASHSLIQILGKGAITRNLLVPNEIIEEIWTYRIEHNLGVDPQSPLFMSTKEPCGSLSTTQVFRIIKKAAKRAKIDPVPSPHWFRHTSATHALENGAPIHVVQKTLGHQNIATTGRYLEANPKESSSQWLKWIPNDQKK from the coding sequence ATGAATATCGACACAGAAATTCCGGAAAAAAACTCAATTCCCGTCTCATGCGATCAATTGCAGGCGCCTGAGCCGATCGTTCATGCCTCTCGGAACTCAATAACAATGCAAAGAATCCAGGATTATCGTCAAATTTTCGGCCAGCTGCCAAGCCAAGAGCAAGGTCTTCTCTTTTCTTGGCTCTACCAAAAAGCTCCCCATACTAGACGCTATTATCAGCGCGTCTGGGTTGAGTTTCTTGACCTTTTTGAAAATTCCGTCCGATCTTTAAAGGAAATCGAAATTGGCCACTTGGTTGTATTCTTAAAATCAAAGACCAACCTCAAAGCTGCTTCCCAAAATCTCACCAGGAATTCCCTTTCGTCCTTTCTCACCTTTCTCACAAAAACTGGTTTTTTCGAAAGAAATCCGGCCGTCAGCCTATCTCCAATTAGAGTTCCCAACAGAATTGGGTCAAAGATACTTTCCAACGAACAGATCTTGAGAATGCATGACCTTGAATCAAGCCCTAGAAATCGTGCAATAATGAAGCTTCTCTACTTTTCTGGCATGAGAGTCGGTGAGCTTTGTTCCCTAAAAATTGGAGATATTCGACGAAAGGAGGCATCGCACTCTCTCATCCAAATTCTTGGAAAAGGAGCCATCACCCGGAATCTACTCGTCCCTAACGAGATCATAGAGGAAATATGGACCTACCGAATTGAACACAATCTCGGAGTAGATCCTCAGTCCCCTCTATTTATGTCCACAAAGGAACCTTGCGGTTCTCTCTCAACAACGCAAGTTTTTCGAATTATAAAAAAGGCCGCTAAAAGAGCTAAAATCGATCCTGTTCCCAGCCCACATTGGTTTCGCCACACTTCGGCGACTCATGCTCTTGAAAATGGAGCTCCAATTCACGTGGTCCAAAAGACCTTAGGGCACCAAAACATTGCGACAACCGGTCGATATCTCGAAGCCAACCCAAAAGAATCAAGTTCCCAGTGGCTTAAGTGGATTCCAAATGACCAAAAAAAATAG
- a CDS encoding VTT domain-containing protein, translating into MESVCQALLLSLVLYFIMRHFSFLISEETKQKVTTHLEVLTRITGSNSALTIIFLMAAHLVCSYFSLPFCALINVASGYLLGFWPSILSIFSITFFSAALGYATGRYGFNFISHKFPRIGRQSKLIQFNPDLGARKFLYLVLLRLSPLFPFGVLNFTFGYTRLPILYFFASISLGAFFNIALLIQAGVSLKKVQSFDIQEFGNILAIFFLFLFLFLALIFKKLKVPLASKISRIEQGH; encoded by the coding sequence ATGGAATCTGTCTGCCAGGCCCTTTTGCTGAGTCTGGTCCTTTATTTTATCATGAGACACTTTTCGTTCTTGATATCCGAAGAAACCAAACAGAAAGTTACCACTCATTTGGAAGTTCTCACGCGGATTACCGGATCGAATTCAGCCCTTACAATTATTTTTTTAATGGCTGCGCACCTCGTTTGCTCTTATTTCAGCCTTCCTTTTTGCGCTCTCATCAACGTGGCCAGTGGTTATTTATTGGGATTTTGGCCTTCTATCTTATCAATTTTTTCCATAACGTTTTTCAGCGCCGCTCTTGGATACGCGACGGGGCGATATGGTTTTAATTTTATCTCTCATAAATTTCCAAGAATTGGCCGTCAATCAAAATTAATCCAGTTCAATCCGGATTTAGGCGCGCGCAAATTTCTTTATTTGGTTCTCTTAAGGCTAAGTCCTCTCTTTCCCTTCGGAGTGCTAAATTTCACTTTTGGCTATACTCGGCTCCCAATTTTGTATTTCTTTGCCTCGATATCCCTGGGTGCCTTCTTCAACATAGCGCTATTGATCCAAGCTGGAGTCTCACTTAAAAAGGTTCAGAGCTTTGACATCCAAGAATTCGGAAATATCCTCGCAATTTTTTTCCTTTTCCTATTTCTCTTTCTTGCGTTGATATTTAAAAAATTGAAAGTCCCCTTGGCATCTAAAATTAGCAGAATTGAGCAAGGTCACTAG